From the genome of Primulina huaijiensis isolate GDHJ02 unplaced genomic scaffold, ASM1229523v2 scaffold42007, whole genome shotgun sequence, one region includes:
- the LOC140969498 gene encoding transcription factor SPEECHLESS yields WESEAEAEAVAASPNPKRQKLNAATASSNSGEGQQRISHITVERNRRKQMNENLSVLRSLMPCFYVKGGDQASIIGGVVNYINELQQVLRSLEAKKQRKAYNEVLSPRPSPLSPRKPPLSPRLGLPISPRTPQSSSPYKPLLHSNQTYYLNSPSLPSPVDRSPCNSSTSSINDSVNELVASSKSAVAEVEVKFSGPNLLLSTMSIRIPGQVVKIISALEELALEILNVSISTVDETMLNSFTIKIGIECQLSAEELAHQIQQTFC; encoded by the exons AAGTTGAATGCTGCGACAGCATCTTCTAATTCTGGAGAAGGGCAGCAGAGAATATCACACATTACTGTGGAGAGGAACCGTAGGAAGCAAATGAATGAGAATCTCTCCGTGCTTCGGTCTTTGATGCCTTGCTTTTATGTCAAAGGG ggTGACCAAGCCTCAATAATTGGAGGAGTAGTGAATTACATCAACGAGTTGCAACAAGTTCTCCGTTCCCTTGAAGCCAAGAAGCAAAGAAAAGCCTACAATGAAGTGTTGAGCCCGAGACCCTCGCCCTTAAGCCCACGAAAACCACCATTGAGCCCGAGGTTAGGCCTCCCTATAAGCCCGAGGACCCCTCAATCAAGCAGCCCGTACAAGCCTTTGCTGCACAGTAACCAAACGTATTATCTCAACTCACCGTCTCTTCCAAGCCCCGTGGACCGATCTCCATGCAATTCGTCGACTTCATCGATCAACGACAGTGTTAATGAACTTGTGGCAAGTTCAAAATCAGCTGTAGCTGAAGTTGAGGTGAAGTTCTCTGGCCCGAACCTGCTACTCAGTACAATGTCCATTCGTATTCCAGGCCAGGTGGTGAAGATCATCTCGGCCCTGGAAGAACTTGCGCTGGAAATCCTCAACGTGAGCATCAGCACAGTCGATGAAACAATGCTGAATTCTTTCACCATTAAG ATTGGAATTGAGTGCCAACTTAGTGCAGAAGAATTGGCTCATCAAATTCAACAGACGTTCTGCTAA